A section of the Flavobacteriales bacterium genome encodes:
- a CDS encoding 4-(cytidine 5'-diphospho)-2-C-methyl-D-erythritol kinase, with protein MIGYPNAKINLGLNVVRKRSDGFHDIESVFYPIPWYDILEIVPESKGSGRVTFTSSGIDIPSDGKPNLCERVYQLMHDEFDLFSVKMHLHKIVPIGAGLGGGSADAAFAAAMLNDMFDLGLSEERLEAIVSQVGSDCPFFIRNKPAYVTGRGEVLEPFDLDLSGYWIILVNPNIHIGTKEAYAGITPSEPEFSLKELLSKDVSEWKNGVKNDFEASIFPNHPAIEKLKEQLYALGADYASMTGSGSTVFGLFEKQPSDVKFSYGYSVKIAQL; from the coding sequence GTGATCGGTTACCCCAACGCGAAGATCAACCTTGGGTTGAATGTGGTTCGGAAACGCTCTGATGGTTTTCACGACATCGAAAGCGTTTTCTATCCAATTCCTTGGTACGATATTCTGGAAATTGTTCCGGAATCGAAAGGAAGTGGAAGAGTGACCTTCACCTCTTCCGGAATTGATATTCCATCCGATGGCAAGCCGAATCTGTGCGAACGGGTTTACCAACTGATGCATGACGAATTCGACCTGTTTTCGGTGAAAATGCATTTGCACAAGATCGTGCCGATAGGTGCCGGATTGGGCGGTGGAAGTGCCGATGCGGCCTTTGCGGCTGCGATGCTGAATGATATGTTCGATCTGGGACTTTCCGAAGAAAGACTGGAAGCCATCGTTTCGCAGGTCGGGAGTGATTGCCCTTTTTTCATCCGAAACAAACCTGCGTACGTGACGGGCAGGGGAGAAGTGCTCGAACCGTTCGATCTTGACCTTTCGGGATATTGGATCATACTGGTGAATCCCAATATTCACATCGGAACAAAGGAAGCATACGCGGGAATCACGCCTTCCGAGCCAGAATTCTCATTGAAAGAACTGCTTTCGAAAGATGTTTCGGAATGGAAGAATGGTGTGAAGAATGATTTCGAAGCTTCTATTTTTCCCAATCATCCGGCAATTGAAAAACTGAAAGAACAGCTTTATGCTTTGGGGGCCGATTACGCTTCCATGACCGGAAGTGGTTCCACCGTCTTCGGACTTTTTGAAAAGCAACCGAGCGATGTGAAGTTCTCGTACGGTTATTCGGTAAAAATCGCACAGTTGTGA
- a CDS encoding acetyl-CoA carboxylase carboxyltransferase subunit alpha, whose protein sequence is MDFLDFESDIQELEEQLEKTRAIQAKGKTDVSKSIEELEANIAKRTQDIYSQLTPWQRVQVSRHPKRPYTLAYINALTEGTFVELHGDRNVKDDKAMVGGFGSIDGKSVMLIGQQKGINTKMRQYRNFGMANPEGYRKALRLMKLAEKFNKPIITFIDTPGAFPGIEAEERGQAEAIARNIIEMMQLRVPIICVVIGEGASGGAIGIGVGDKVFMLENTWYSVISPESCSTILWRTRDQKEQAAAALKLTAPDLLDQKIIDAIIPEPLGGAHRDYETTFANVKKEIKKHLTRLHNMDADERIQKRIDKYSQMGVFNE, encoded by the coding sequence ATGGACTTTCTCGATTTTGAAAGTGACATTCAGGAGTTGGAAGAACAGCTGGAAAAGACCCGCGCCATTCAGGCAAAGGGAAAGACGGATGTTTCCAAGAGCATTGAAGAACTGGAGGCGAACATTGCCAAACGCACGCAGGATATCTACAGTCAACTGACGCCTTGGCAACGAGTACAGGTTTCGCGCCACCCAAAACGACCTTACACCCTTGCTTACATAAACGCGCTTACTGAAGGAACTTTTGTGGAGTTGCATGGCGACCGCAATGTGAAGGACGACAAGGCGATGGTGGGCGGTTTCGGTAGCATTGATGGAAAATCGGTGATGCTTATCGGTCAGCAGAAAGGCATCAATACCAAAATGCGCCAGTACCGCAATTTCGGCATGGCCAATCCTGAAGGGTATCGCAAAGCGTTGAGATTGATGAAGTTGGCGGAGAAGTTCAACAAGCCGATCATCACGTTCATTGACACTCCTGGAGCTTTCCCAGGAATTGAAGCGGAAGAGCGCGGACAGGCCGAAGCCATTGCCCGCAACATCATCGAAATGATGCAATTGCGTGTTCCGATCATCTGTGTGGTCATCGGTGAAGGAGCTTCGGGTGGTGCTATCGGAATTGGCGTTGGCGACAAGGTTTTCATGTTGGAGAACACGTGGTATTCGGTCATTTCGCCTGAGAGTTGTTCGACCATTCTATGGAGGACACGCGACCAGAAAGAACAGGCTGCGGCAGCATTGAAACTGACCGCGCCAGACCTGTTGGATCAAAAAATCATCGATGCCATCATTCCCGAACCGTTGGGAGGAGCGCACCGAGATTACGAAACGACCTTCGCAAACGTGAAAAAGGAGATCAAGAAACACCTCACGCGTTTGCACAACATGGATGCGGATGAACGCATCCAAAAACGAATTGACAAGTACAGCCAAATGGGCGTTTTCAATGAGTGA
- a CDS encoding 4-hydroxy-3-methylbut-2-enyl diphosphate reductase: MKKFDIPEFYRSPIIGPLKEMRKNKDPRKQDFTPTVLDFGPVQFYIARHFGFCYGVENAIEISYRALSENPGKRIFLLSQMIHNPAVNDDLQGHGIQFIMDTYGNQLIPWDEISSDDIVITPAFGTTVEIENLLKEKNIQPELYNTTCPFVEKVWKRSAKLGEDDFTVIIHGKQKHEETRATFSHSYQNAPSLVIKDMNEAQTLGEIILGKRGLDEFESLFRERASADFDPKTDFDRIGVVNQTTMLATETQAIADHLKNVMVEKFGEVEYKEHFADTRDTLCYATNDNQSSTLGLMETDADLAIVVGGYNSSNTSHLVELLEEKFPTYYISSENDIKEDFSVEHFNFHEGTIEHTENFLPKTNRPLKIALTSGASCPDAVVDRVLQKVLSFFMDSKEIGKVMDELKTV, translated from the coding sequence ATGAAAAAATTCGACATACCTGAGTTTTACCGAAGTCCCATAATTGGGCCACTGAAGGAAATGCGCAAGAACAAGGACCCGCGCAAGCAGGACTTCACTCCTACCGTTTTGGATTTCGGCCCTGTGCAATTCTACATCGCGCGGCATTTCGGTTTCTGTTATGGTGTGGAAAATGCCATTGAGATCTCCTATCGCGCGCTGAGCGAAAACCCAGGCAAACGTATCTTTCTTCTAAGTCAAATGATCCACAACCCTGCGGTGAATGACGACCTGCAAGGTCACGGCATCCAGTTCATTATGGATACTTATGGGAATCAACTCATTCCCTGGGATGAGATTTCTTCCGATGATATTGTCATTACGCCCGCTTTTGGCACCACGGTGGAAATTGAAAATCTACTGAAAGAGAAAAACATCCAGCCCGAACTGTACAATACGACCTGTCCGTTTGTGGAGAAAGTTTGGAAACGTTCGGCCAAACTGGGCGAGGATGATTTCACCGTGATCATTCACGGAAAGCAGAAGCACGAGGAAACCCGCGCTACCTTCTCACACAGTTATCAGAATGCGCCTTCGTTGGTTATTAAGGATATGAACGAGGCGCAGACCCTTGGCGAGATCATTCTTGGGAAACGAGGTTTGGATGAGTTCGAAAGCCTTTTCCGTGAACGTGCTTCCGCAGATTTTGACCCGAAAACCGATTTCGACCGCATTGGTGTGGTGAACCAAACGACCATGTTGGCCACCGAAACACAGGCCATTGCAGACCACCTTAAAAATGTGATGGTGGAGAAATTCGGTGAAGTGGAATACAAGGAGCATTTCGCAGACACGCGTGACACGCTCTGCTACGCCACCAACGACAACCAGTCATCCACGCTTGGACTGATGGAAACCGATGCCGACCTGGCCATCGTTGTGGGCGGTTACAACAGTTCCAACACATCGCATTTGGTTGAACTGCTTGAAGAGAAATTCCCAACCTATTATATCAGTTCAGAAAACGATATTAAGGAAGACTTCAGCGTGGAGCATTTCAATTTCCACGAAGGAACAATAGAACACACCGAAAACTTCCTACCCAAAACCAACCGACCGCTGAAAATTGCTCTGACCAGCGGTGCAAGTTGCCCCGATGCGGTTGTTGACCGCGTACTTCAGAAGGTGCTTTCCTTCTTTATGGACAGTAAGGAAATTGGGAAGGTGATGGATGAATTGAAGACGGTTTAG
- the porQ gene encoding type IX secretion system protein PorQ — MRAILSLCLIISLSLPSFAQLGGSATYSFLNMTASARNAAMGGKQIAIKDGDLDMLYMNPSILDSSMNNYLATDFTNYYAGINYGYLGYARTFDKIGNMAFGVMYANYGDFTRADVNGTVQGSFSANETMMHATYARGFGKFFSAGAHVKLIYSQLADYNSFGMAADLAATFHHPKNWTVSLVARNLGSQIKPYVSGQYEPLPLSLDLGISHKLKYIPLRLSMTVVDLQKPDLSYHDPTNSPPAVDPLTGEAIVQKKNVGDAIMRHFIFSTELTIARRIFLRAGYNYGRRQEFKVSSKPGTVGFSWGIGIKVNRFTISYSRATYHLAGGTNQISISTNLGKHIPMPKRVKKDKPKKEKSEG; from the coding sequence ATGCGAGCCATACTTTCTCTCTGTCTCATTATCTCATTGTCTCTTCCGTCTTTCGCCCAGTTGGGCGGAAGTGCCACGTACAGTTTTCTGAACATGACCGCTTCTGCCCGTAATGCGGCCATGGGCGGTAAGCAGATCGCCATCAAGGACGGAGACCTTGACATGCTGTACATGAACCCGTCCATTCTGGACAGCTCCATGAACAACTATCTCGCTACGGATTTTACCAATTACTACGCGGGCATCAACTACGGTTATCTCGGTTACGCACGCACCTTCGATAAGATCGGCAATATGGCCTTTGGCGTGATGTACGCCAACTATGGCGATTTCACGCGGGCAGATGTGAACGGAACGGTGCAAGGGAGTTTCTCGGCCAATGAGACGATGATGCACGCCACCTACGCGCGCGGTTTCGGTAAGTTCTTCTCAGCTGGGGCGCACGTCAAATTGATCTATTCGCAATTGGCGGATTACAACAGTTTCGGCATGGCGGCCGATCTGGCGGCCACGTTCCATCACCCGAAAAACTGGACGGTGAGTTTGGTGGCGCGCAACCTGGGTTCGCAGATCAAACCTTACGTTTCAGGTCAGTACGAGCCACTTCCGCTCAGTCTCGATCTGGGTATCAGCCACAAACTGAAATACATTCCGCTACGACTTTCCATGACCGTTGTCGATTTACAGAAACCAGACCTTTCGTACCATGACCCGACCAATTCGCCACCAGCGGTGGATCCCTTGACAGGGGAGGCCATCGTGCAGAAAAAGAACGTGGGTGATGCCATTATGCGGCATTTCATTTTTAGTACGGAATTGACCATTGCAAGAAGGATCTTCCTGCGTGCAGGCTACAATTACGGAAGGCGACAGGAGTTCAAAGTTTCCAGCAAACCGGGAACGGTCGGTTTCTCGTGGGGGATCGGCATTAAGGTCAATCGGTTTACCATTTCGTACAGCCGCGCCACCTACCATTTGGCGGGAGGAACCAACCAGATCTCCATTTCCACCAATTTGGGCAAGCACATTCCGATGCCGAAAAGGGTGAAGAAGGACAAACCGAAAAAGGAGAAAAGTGAAGGGTAG
- a CDS encoding suppressor of fused domain protein, translating to EKHVGKIHSVFHELVSEHVHIDVHWVKPTEERPFHTLVTSGMSDRPMNTPEELEGCDFAELSICLPADWKISEDDFKDDRNYWPVRWLKMLARFPHQYNTWLGYGHTIPNGDPAGPFAPNTKLNTMVLLPSIVFGLEFHTLKLENRSIDFYTLIPLYDEEVKVKMNKGVEALFDGFDKFGVSDILQLDRPNTAKRKKLFGLF from the coding sequence GAAAAACATGTGGGAAAGATCCATAGTGTGTTCCATGAGTTGGTGTCAGAACACGTTCATATTGATGTCCATTGGGTGAAACCCACCGAGGAACGGCCTTTCCACACGTTGGTCACTTCGGGCATGAGCGACAGACCAATGAACACCCCCGAGGAATTGGAGGGCTGCGATTTTGCCGAACTCAGCATCTGCCTGCCAGCCGATTGGAAAATATCGGAAGACGATTTCAAGGATGACAGGAACTATTGGCCCGTGCGCTGGCTGAAGATGTTGGCGCGGTTCCCACACCAATATAATACGTGGTTGGGTTATGGGCATACAATCCCCAACGGAGACCCGGCCGGGCCTTTTGCGCCCAACACCAAACTGAACACCATGGTGCTGTTGCCGTCCATCGTCTTCGGCCTAGAATTCCACACACTCAAACTGGAGAACAGGTCCATTGATTTCTATACGCTCATCCCGCTCTATGACGAGGAGGTGAAGGTGAAGATGAACAAAGGCGTGGAGGCCCTTTTCGATGGCTTCGACAAGTTCGGTGTGTCCGACATCCTTCAGTTGGACCGACCCAACACCGCCAAAAGAAAGAAGCTGTTCGGGTTGTTCTGA
- a CDS encoding Txe/YoeB family addiction module toxin — MKLCFVDESWEDYLYWQQTDKKMLKRINALIKDISRSPYDGIGKPEPLKHKYRGYWSRRIDGEHRIIYRVVDDEIWIVKCRFHYD, encoded by the coding sequence ATGAAACTCTGTTTCGTGGATGAGTCTTGGGAGGATTATCTGTACTGGCAACAGACGGATAAGAAGATGCTCAAACGCATTAACGCGCTTATCAAAGATATTTCCAGATCACCTTACGATGGCATCGGTAAACCTGAACCGCTCAAACACAAATACCGTGGTTATTGGTCTCGGAGGATTGACGGTGAACACCGCATCATTTACCGTGTGGTGGATGATGAAATCTGGATTGTGAAATGTCGGTTTCATTATGATTGA
- a CDS encoding type II toxin-antitoxin system prevent-host-death family antitoxin, with amino-acid sequence MLTTNISDFRKDIKNYLNKVTKDFETLIINRGKDAGVVVISLEEYNSLQATQHELSSKKNEERLDSAISKFQKGEGFSKDLIEE; translated from the coding sequence ATGTTGACCACGAACATTTCCGACTTCCGAAAGGACATTAAGAATTACCTAAACAAGGTGACGAAGGATTTTGAGACGCTGATCATCAATCGCGGAAAAGATGCGGGTGTGGTTGTGATCTCATTGGAAGAATACAATTCGTTGCAGGCCACACAGCACGAACTTTCTTCTAAGAAAAACGAAGAACGGCTCGATAGCGCCATCAGCAAATTCCAAAAGGGTGAAGGCTTCTCCAAAGACCTGATAGAAGAATGA
- a CDS encoding UDP-2,3-diacylglucosamine diphosphatase: MIRSVAERTKIYFASDFHLGVPTKEKSREREKLLVDWLDRISADAKEVYLLGDLFDFWYEYRSVVPKGFVRFQAKIAELCDRGIPVHVFTGNHDMWMFNYFEEELGVKMHRQPTTREWNGKKFFIGHGDGLGPGDHGYKFIKKVFANPVCIWLFKWLHPDIGIRLANFWSGRSRESNMESDEKYHGDDNEWLLQYCKSVLQKEHYDYFIFGHRHLVLDRVVGDNSRYINLGAWFKDPHFAVWDGEELVVRGVS; the protein is encoded by the coding sequence ATAATCCGATCCGTGGCCGAAAGAACCAAGATCTACTTCGCATCCGATTTCCACTTGGGCGTACCCACCAAGGAAAAGAGCCGCGAGCGCGAGAAACTGCTGGTGGATTGGCTGGATCGCATCTCGGCCGATGCCAAAGAGGTGTACCTCTTGGGCGACCTCTTCGATTTCTGGTATGAGTACCGCTCGGTAGTGCCGAAGGGGTTTGTGCGGTTTCAGGCCAAAATTGCGGAGCTGTGCGACCGAGGCATTCCCGTGCATGTATTTACGGGCAACCACGACATGTGGATGTTCAACTACTTTGAGGAGGAACTGGGCGTGAAGATGCACCGCCAGCCCACGACCCGCGAATGGAACGGCAAGAAGTTCTTCATTGGCCATGGCGATGGGCTGGGCCCGGGCGATCACGGCTATAAGTTTATCAAGAAGGTATTTGCCAACCCGGTGTGCATCTGGCTGTTCAAATGGTTGCACCCGGACATAGGAATTCGATTGGCCAATTTCTGGAGCGGCCGCAGCCGCGAATCAAACATGGAATCGGACGAGAAATACCATGGAGATGACAACGAATGGCTGCTGCAATACTGCAAAAGCGTGCTTCAGAAAGAGCATTACGATTACTTCATCTTCGGACATCGCCATTTGGTGTTGGACCGCGTGGTGGGCGACAACAGCCGCTACATCAACCTTGGCGCATGGTTCAAAGACCCGCACTTTGCCGTTTGGGATGGCGAGGAGTTGGTTGTGCGGGGAGTCAGTTGA
- a CDS encoding redoxin domain-containing protein has protein sequence MKTNKMKNWMMAIAGMLFLAACNQNDAVVKGNLTNGEGEMVKLERMTSTDVIPVDSVEVGSNGDFKLSTGEITEPAFYRLSVNQNNFVILLLDKGEKAEVSGNALDFYKSYDLSGSDGSLKLRALDKRLRRDYEMTDSLRKVFMQYQAQGHPRLDSITQSIDEFFKEAQTKKTAFVKDFIEQNPTSLVSLSAVQSVRFDENSELFDKVAENLGKAYPNSDYVKSFQKQLVELKARQQAQARTGVGAEAPEMVLKTPEGETVKLSDFRGKVTMIDFWASWCKPCRMENPNVVRIYNKYKSKGFEIFGVSLDQDHDKWVEAIKQDGLTWKHGSELKYWQSSFIPAYSLEGIPMTYLLDENGIIIAKGLRGDELEQKLAEIFG, from the coding sequence ATGAAAACGAATAAGATGAAAAATTGGATGATGGCGATTGCAGGAATGCTGTTTTTGGCTGCTTGCAATCAGAATGATGCGGTGGTGAAAGGCAACCTGACCAATGGCGAAGGAGAAATGGTGAAACTGGAACGTATGACCTCAACAGACGTGATTCCTGTCGATTCGGTCGAGGTCGGTTCGAACGGTGATTTCAAACTCAGCACGGGAGAAATCACGGAGCCTGCATTTTACCGTTTGAGTGTGAATCAGAACAACTTCGTCATCCTTCTGCTCGATAAGGGCGAAAAGGCCGAAGTGAGCGGTAACGCACTCGATTTCTACAAGAGTTATGACCTGTCCGGTTCCGATGGTTCGCTGAAACTGCGCGCGCTGGACAAACGCCTTCGCAGAGACTATGAGATGACGGACAGCCTGCGCAAAGTGTTCATGCAATATCAGGCGCAGGGACATCCACGGTTGGATTCCATCACGCAGTCTATTGATGAATTTTTCAAGGAAGCACAGACCAAAAAGACCGCTTTCGTTAAGGATTTCATCGAACAGAATCCGACCTCGCTGGTGTCGCTTTCCGCGGTGCAATCAGTACGGTTTGATGAGAACTCGGAACTGTTTGATAAAGTGGCTGAAAACCTGGGCAAGGCTTATCCGAACTCAGATTACGTGAAATCATTCCAAAAGCAACTGGTGGAACTGAAAGCGCGGCAGCAGGCACAGGCACGGACAGGCGTTGGTGCAGAAGCTCCCGAAATGGTACTCAAAACACCCGAAGGCGAGACCGTCAAACTTTCCGATTTCAGAGGGAAAGTGACCATGATCGATTTCTGGGCATCATGGTGCAAACCGTGCCGCATGGAAAACCCGAACGTGGTTCGCATTTACAACAAGTATAAGAGCAAAGGCTTCGAGATCTTCGGGGTTTCTTTGGACCAAGACCACGACAAGTGGGTAGAAGCCATCAAACAGGACGGCCTGACGTGGAAGCACGGCAGCGAACTGAAATACTGGCAATCGAGTTTCATCCCCGCGTACAGCCTTGAAGGCATTCCGATGACCTATCTGTTGGATGAGAACGGAATCATCATTGCCAAAGGATTGCGTGGTGATGAGTTGGAGCAGAAACTTGCTGAGATCTTCGGCTGA
- the gatB gene encoding Asp-tRNA(Asn)/Glu-tRNA(Gln) amidotransferase subunit GatB: MNELIEKYQAVIGLEVHAQLLTQSKAYSSDSTEFGGMPNSNVSVVTLGHPGTLPMVNRSVIDYAIKLGLACGCEIRERNEYARKNYFYADLPKGYQITQDTTPICNGGKITIKLENGETKDIRIQRIHMEEDAGKSMHDVDPYDTLVDLNRAGVPLLEIVSEPDIRSAEEAYAYLAEVRKLLRYLEICDGNMEEGSMRCDANISVMLKGAEKFGNRVEVKNMNSLRNVQRAIRFEIKRQIKEVEAGGVISQDTRSFDAANGSTFVMRSKEQANDYRYFPEPDLQPIIVSKEWIDQVHATMPALPNELHEKFTTEFGLNEYDAGVLTDSKPVALYFNELTSHTKNYKAASNWVTGDIKSYVNEFAIHMEDFPVKPETMAKLIALIDDGKVSHSAAAQKIFPALCQNAGKEPLDIAKELDLIQESDSGQLEEWVNAALAAYPDKVEEYRGGKKGVLGLFMGEVMKLSKGKADPKLANQLVRQKLEG, from the coding sequence ATGAACGAATTAATTGAAAAATACCAGGCCGTAATCGGTCTTGAGGTACACGCCCAGTTGCTGACCCAAAGCAAGGCGTACAGCAGCGACAGCACCGAATTCGGTGGCATGCCCAACAGCAACGTAAGTGTGGTAACGCTCGGCCATCCGGGTACGCTGCCAATGGTGAACCGATCGGTGATCGATTACGCCATCAAGCTTGGTTTGGCCTGCGGTTGCGAGATTCGCGAACGGAACGAATATGCACGGAAGAACTACTTCTATGCTGACCTTCCGAAAGGCTACCAGATCACGCAGGACACCACGCCTATTTGCAATGGTGGCAAGATCACGATCAAACTGGAGAACGGTGAAACGAAGGACATCCGCATTCAGCGCATCCACATGGAGGAAGATGCTGGAAAAAGCATGCATGATGTAGATCCTTACGACACGTTGGTTGACCTTAACCGTGCAGGCGTTCCGCTTTTGGAGATCGTTTCCGAACCGGACATCCGCAGCGCGGAAGAGGCCTATGCTTATTTGGCCGAAGTGCGCAAACTGCTGCGTTACCTTGAGATATGCGATGGCAACATGGAAGAAGGCTCCATGCGTTGCGATGCCAACATTTCGGTAATGCTGAAGGGTGCTGAGAAGTTCGGAAACCGTGTGGAAGTGAAGAACATGAACTCGCTTCGGAATGTGCAGCGCGCCATCCGTTTTGAGATCAAACGACAGATAAAAGAGGTGGAAGCTGGTGGTGTTATCAGTCAGGATACGCGCAGTTTCGATGCTGCCAACGGAAGCACGTTCGTTATGCGAAGCAAGGAACAGGCGAACGACTATCGTTATTTCCCTGAGCCAGACCTACAACCGATCATCGTTAGCAAGGAATGGATCGATCAGGTTCACGCAACCATGCCAGCACTGCCGAATGAACTTCATGAGAAGTTTACAACGGAGTTCGGACTGAACGAATATGATGCGGGCGTGTTGACAGACAGCAAACCCGTTGCCTTATACTTCAACGAACTCACTTCGCACACCAAGAATTACAAGGCCGCTTCGAACTGGGTGACGGGCGACATCAAATCGTACGTGAACGAGTTTGCCATTCACATGGAAGATTTCCCGGTGAAACCGGAAACCATGGCCAAACTCATTGCCTTGATCGATGATGGAAAGGTGAGCCATTCGGCCGCTGCCCAGAAAATTTTCCCTGCGTTGTGCCAGAATGCCGGCAAAGAACCGTTGGACATTGCCAAAGAACTCGACCTTATCCAAGAGAGCGATTCAGGCCAGTTAGAAGAATGGGTGAATGCGGCTTTGGCGGCCTATCCTGATAAAGTGGAAGAATACCGCGGAGGAAAAAAAGGCGTGCTCGGCCTTTTCATGGGTGAAGTGATGAAACTGAGCAAGGGCAAGGCCGACCCGAAACTGGCAAACCAACTGGTTCGGCAAAAACTTGAGGGTTAG
- a CDS encoding (d)CMP kinase, with translation MKGRITIAIDGYSSCGKSTLAKQLASKLNYTYVDSGAMYRAITLFAIENGLASKEHVEVQGLIAQLDNIEVDLQYNPETQAVTTFLNGKNVEEEIRTMRVSEVVSHVSVIKEVRAKLRSMQQELGKRGGVVMDGRDIGTAVFPHAELKIFMTASPEVRAQRRFDELKAKGKDVSLEEVRHNLVSRDQEDTSRKENPLIQAEDAVVLDNSVLTPDQQLEMALGWVNQKVVG, from the coding sequence GTGAAGGGTAGAATAACCATCGCGATAGATGGTTACTCGTCATGCGGCAAGAGCACCCTTGCCAAGCAACTCGCATCCAAGCTCAATTACACCTATGTAGATAGTGGTGCCATGTACCGCGCCATTACACTTTTCGCCATTGAAAACGGGTTGGCAAGCAAGGAGCATGTTGAAGTACAAGGTTTGATCGCGCAACTTGATAATATTGAAGTTGATCTGCAGTACAATCCCGAAACACAGGCGGTCACTACCTTCCTGAACGGGAAGAACGTGGAAGAGGAGATACGCACCATGCGTGTTTCGGAAGTGGTGAGCCACGTGAGCGTGATTAAGGAAGTGCGCGCCAAGCTGCGTTCCATGCAGCAGGAATTGGGCAAGCGCGGAGGAGTGGTAATGGATGGCCGCGATATTGGGACAGCCGTATTCCCGCATGCTGAATTGAAGATCTTTATGACGGCTTCGCCCGAAGTTCGCGCCCAGCGCAGATTCGATGAACTGAAAGCCAAAGGCAAAGACGTCTCATTGGAAGAGGTGCGTCATAACCTCGTTTCACGCGATCAGGAAGACACTTCCCGCAAGGAAAACCCGCTTATTCAAGCAGAAGATGCCGTGGTACTTGATAATTCTGTTCTAACGCCAGACCAGCAATTGGAAATGGCTTTGGGGTGGGTGAATCAGAAGGTGGTTGGTTGA